From Methanosarcinales archaeon, a single genomic window includes:
- a CDS encoding DUF2119 domain-containing protein: MERFGKGTPVRLFAGGLHGDEWISTSYRLELLTRPGTGSLLIMPKVSEQSYLSTLDKDYYTKYAPHLLDAIITYKPTIYLELHSYSDENFSALTGAGRLENQGVPAYIELESGILMGSVSPNIRKEYFSPHDLCVSFEMQKNTSEQSLEIIDHLLYMVKECSSRDGFVQYIKQVYPKQASIAIKNYLRFYGHLY; encoded by the coding sequence ATGGAACGATTCGGCAAAGGAACACCGGTGCGTCTGTTTGCCGGGGGACTGCATGGCGATGAGTGGATATCTACTTCATACAGGCTTGAACTACTGACCCGGCCCGGAACCGGATCGCTACTGATTATGCCAAAAGTGTCTGAACAATCATACCTGAGTACACTTGATAAGGATTATTATACTAAATACGCACCCCATCTGCTTGATGCCATCATTACATATAAACCGACCATATATCTGGAACTTCATTCATATTCTGATGAAAATTTCTCGGCCTTGACAGGTGCGGGAAGACTTGAGAACCAGGGTGTCCCTGCATATATTGAACTTGAATCAGGGATATTGATGGGATCGGTCTCACCCAATATCAGAAAAGAGTATTTTTCCCCACATGATCTATGTGTCTCATTCGAGATGCAAAAAAATACTTCAGAACAGTCCCTGGAAATCATAGACCACTTATTGTATATGGTGAAGGAATGTAGCAGCAGGGACGGGTTTGTACAATATATTAAGCAAGTCTATCCCAAGCAGGCCTCAATAGCAATTAAGAACTATTTGAGGTTCTACGGACACCTGTATTAA
- a CDS encoding 3-isopropylmalate dehydratase small subunit, whose product MKGNVWKFGNDIDTDAIIPGRYLILNTPEELAQHAFEGVRPEFASVVEPGNIIIGGNNFGCGSSREHAPLALKGAKVKCIIAKSFARIFFRNSINIGLPLLECPDTDRIDEGDVLEVDFASGMITNKTKGETYSATPMPEFLRGIVDAGGLIEYTRQQVSA is encoded by the coding sequence ATGAAAGGAAATGTCTGGAAGTTCGGGAATGACATTGATACTGATGCTATCATCCCGGGCAGATATCTTATACTGAATACGCCTGAAGAACTGGCACAGCATGCTTTTGAAGGAGTAAGACCGGAATTTGCCAGTGTGGTAGAACCTGGCAATATTATTATCGGAGGAAACAATTTCGGATGCGGGTCCAGTCGTGAACATGCACCTCTGGCATTAAAAGGTGCAAAGGTAAAATGTATAATTGCTAAGAGCTTTGCCCGTATATTTTTCAGGAATTCAATCAATATAGGGCTGCCCCTTTTGGAATGTCCTGATACTGACCGTATAGACGAAGGTGATGTACTTGAAGTGGATTTTGCATCTGGTATGATCACAAATAAAACCAAGGGCGAGACCTACTCAGCGACACCCATGCCAGAGTTCTTGCGGGGTATTGTAGATGCAGGTGGGCTTATCGAGTATACCAGACAGCAGGTGAGCGCATGA
- a CDS encoding isocitrate/isopropylmalate dehydrogenase family protein: MSQYKVPVIAGDGIGPEIINEGKKVIDAAGEAYGFDVEWIDYPHGADHYLETGELISEDTLKELNSYKTIYLGSIGDPRIEPGVLEKGVLLAARFYFDQYINLRPIKLLEGVWCPIKDKTPADIDFTVVRENTEDFYIGIGGRAKKGASKHELKVARTMYNVKFGLDIESDSEEIGYQIGMISKEGTQRVIRYAFDLAMKRDKHVSSVDKANVLSDIYGFWREEFNSVGSEYPDVTTDLNFVDAITMWFVKDPEFFDVVVTPNMFGDIITDLGAMVQGGLGLAPGGNINPNGTSMFEPIHGSAPKYKGMNRANPIATIWAGAMLVEQMGEQKAADAIVAAIERDIKEAKVLTKDMAGNSTTSDVGDEIARLVKEMA, encoded by the coding sequence ATGAGCCAGTATAAAGTACCTGTGATAGCGGGGGATGGTATAGGTCCGGAGATCATTAATGAAGGCAAAAAAGTTATTGACGCGGCCGGTGAAGCTTATGGTTTTGATGTGGAATGGATAGACTACCCCCATGGTGCTGACCATTATCTGGAGACCGGGGAACTCATCTCTGAGGACACCCTGAAGGAACTCAATTCATATAAAACTATATATCTGGGCAGTATCGGGGATCCCAGGATCGAGCCAGGTGTGCTTGAAAAAGGTGTACTTCTGGCAGCCAGGTTCTATTTTGACCAGTATATTAACTTACGTCCGATAAAACTCCTGGAAGGTGTATGGTGCCCAATAAAAGATAAAACACCAGCAGATATTGACTTTACTGTGGTGAGGGAGAATACTGAAGATTTCTATATCGGTATAGGTGGTCGTGCTAAAAAGGGTGCCAGTAAGCATGAGCTGAAAGTGGCCCGTACCATGTATAATGTGAAGTTCGGGCTTGACATTGAGTCTGACAGTGAAGAGATCGGATACCAGATAGGCATGATCAGCAAAGAAGGGACCCAGAGGGTGATCAGGTATGCTTTCGATCTGGCTATGAAAAGGGATAAACACGTTTCTTCAGTTGACAAGGCAAATGTGCTCTCAGACATCTATGGGTTCTGGCGCGAGGAATTTAATTCTGTAGGTTCTGAATATCCGGATGTTACCACTGATCTTAATTTCGTTGATGCCATCACTATGTGGTTTGTCAAGGACCCGGAGTTCTTTGACGTGGTGGTAACACCCAATATGTTCGGCGATATTATCACAGACCTGGGCGCCATGGTGCAGGGCGGACTGGGACTGGCACCTGGTGGGAATATCAATCCCAATGGTACCAGCATGTTCGAGCCCATCCACGGCAGTGCACCTAAGTATAAAGGTATGAACAGGGCTAACCCCATAGCTACTATCTGGGCTGGCGCCATGCTGGTGGAACAGATGGGTGAGCAGAAAGCTGCTGATGCCATTGTGGCTGCTATTGAGCGTGACATCAAGGAAGCAAAAGTACTGACCAAAGATATGGCCGGCAATAGCACCACTTCTGATGTGGGTGATGAGATCGCCAGGCTTGTGAAAGAGATGGCATAG
- a CDS encoding DUF99 family protein, translating to MHIKPEIRILGIDDSSLHNEQVMIIGAFFRGGEWLDGVLRSDITKDGDDATDTLIRMVTDSKHFRQVRVLMFDGITYAGFNIIDIKAIYDTTGIPCIVVMRECPDFESIRSALEYLPDPEIRWEIIKKAGKVNKVLSRDGENPIFFQCCGVGLVDAKEIIRLSATHSNIPEPLRVAHLIATGVVCGESTGKP from the coding sequence ATGCATATAAAACCTGAAATAAGAATACTTGGTATCGATGATTCGTCACTGCATAATGAACAGGTGATGATCATCGGTGCCTTTTTCAGGGGTGGGGAATGGCTGGATGGAGTACTACGTTCGGACATTACCAAAGATGGGGACGATGCCACTGATACCCTCATCAGGATGGTGACAGATAGCAAACATTTTAGACAGGTGAGAGTCCTGATGTTTGACGGTATAACGTATGCGGGATTTAATATTATTGATATAAAGGCTATCTATGATACCACAGGAATCCCTTGTATAGTTGTGATGCGGGAATGTCCGGACTTTGAAAGTATACGCTCTGCACTTGAATACCTGCCAGACCCTGAAATAAGATGGGAAATAATAAAAAAAGCTGGTAAGGTCAATAAAGTATTAAGCCGTGACGGTGAAAACCCAATTTTCTTTCAGTGCTGCGGTGTTGGCCTGGTAGATGCAAAAGAGATTATTCGGTTATCTGCTACCCACAGCAATATACCTGAACCATTAAGGGTAGCGCACCTCATTGCTACCGGGGTGGTGTGCGGGGAGTCTACAGGAAAACCTTAA
- a CDS encoding DNA-directed RNA polymerase subunit L, which produces MNLKIIEKTDDEIRIELAGESHTLLNVLKSSLLEDPNIEVATYDIKHPTISEPILFVKTNGADPVVAVKEASERIIAVYEEFKAVFNEKANN; this is translated from the coding sequence ATGAATCTAAAAATTATTGAAAAGACAGATGATGAGATAAGGATTGAATTGGCTGGTGAAAGCCATACACTTTTGAATGTTCTAAAATCGTCACTACTGGAAGACCCTAATATAGAGGTTGCAACGTATGATATCAAGCATCCTACTATCAGTGAACCTATTCTTTTTGTAAAAACAAATGGTGCAGATCCTGTAGTGGCTGTTAAAGAAGCATCAGAGAGAATAATTGCGGTATACGAAGAATTCAAAGCTGTTTTCAATGAAAAAGCCAATAATTAA
- a CDS encoding exosome complex RNA-binding protein Csl4, translating to MIGTSEEFIPGNSTFIKGGNIYSTATGSIKINTKTHNISVIPKTDVPPTIEKGDVIIGRVNDLRSSMVLVEIAKIEGKGEREIVNLQNAAIHVSNIKDSYVKDVMFEFSPFDIIKAKVIDLKTMRLTTSGKDLGVIKAYCGKCHLAMNKASDNGDKNNKLKCPGCGNIESRKLSSEYGISLV from the coding sequence ATGATAGGCACATCAGAGGAATTTATTCCTGGCAATAGTACCTTTATAAAAGGCGGCAATATCTATTCCACAGCTACAGGGTCAATAAAAATAAACACCAAGACCCACAACATTTCAGTAATTCCCAAAACTGATGTACCACCTACCATCGAAAAAGGTGATGTGATTATAGGTCGTGTCAATGATCTGAGAAGTTCAATGGTATTAGTGGAGATTGCAAAAATCGAAGGGAAAGGAGAACGTGAGATTGTAAATCTCCAGAATGCTGCCATTCACGTATCCAACATAAAGGATAGTTATGTAAAGGATGTTATGTTTGAGTTCAGCCCGTTTGATATTATTAAAGCCAAGGTCATTGATCTTAAAACAATGAGACTCACCACATCAGGCAAAGACCTGGGTGTGATCAAGGCTTATTGTGGAAAGTGTCATTTAGCCATGAATAAAGCATCTGACAACGGAGATAAGAACAACAAGCTGAAATGCCCGGGGTGTGGCAATATAGAGTCGCGAAAGCTTTCATCAGAATATGGTATCAGTCTTGTATAA
- a CDS encoding 50S ribosomal protein L11 methyltransferase yields the protein MKKKQLEILLEKVERFDSPSAYLEQYSTPAPIAAELLFFALMNRDLDDTVYDLGCGTGILAIGARLLGASEVFGFDIDNDSLKIARHNAAKFEVDIEYVCTRIEDVQGGAHTVLMNPPFGAQNKGNDRPFLKKAVELADVVYSIHNAGSYEFIKKFISPAAITDSYILGFPIERTFKFHKKDKEVVNVEIYRIENNSTY from the coding sequence ATGAAAAAGAAACAGCTTGAGATCCTGCTGGAAAAGGTGGAAAGATTCGATTCTCCATCAGCTTACCTGGAACAATATTCAACTCCTGCACCAATTGCTGCTGAACTCCTGTTTTTTGCATTAATGAACCGGGACCTGGATGATACTGTGTATGATCTGGGATGCGGTACAGGTATACTCGCCATTGGTGCCAGGTTGCTGGGAGCCAGCGAAGTATTTGGTTTTGATATCGATAATGATTCACTTAAGATCGCCAGGCATAATGCTGCAAAATTTGAAGTTGATATTGAATATGTTTGTACTCGTATTGAAGATGTTCAGGGGGGGGCCCATACTGTACTCATGAATCCTCCGTTCGGAGCACAGAACAAGGGCAATGACCGCCCTTTCTTAAAAAAAGCAGTGGAATTAGCTGATGTGGTATATTCCATTCATAATGCAGGAAGTTATGAGTTTATCAAAAAGTTCATTAGTCCAGCAGCAATAACAGACAGTTATATTTTGGGTTTTCCTATAGAACGAACTTTTAAGTTCCACAAAAAGGATAAGGAAGTTGTCAACGTAGAGATATACCGGATAGAAAACAATTCAACATATTAA
- a CDS encoding AAA family ATPase, whose product MRSAQRVNKKVSTTSQAEFVKDGARYVVLKPAGYPMRSMLHEYPEISEKDVFEFYAREQWSGLVVRSGEYLFDRRMFPDFAFKVTEVVPEDSAISHATVFMVEEAQIEEFIPEMFSEISFEDVIGHAEAKRKCQLILKYLDDPERFGKWAPRNVLFHGPSGTGKTMMAKALANAADVPILPIKATQLIGEYVGDGARQLHQLYDRAEDLRPCIIFIDELDAIALDRRYQELRGDVIEIVNALLTEMDGIDEREGVCTISATNRIDSLDPAIRSRFEEEINFGLPDKAERLAIIDSNIASFPVELDKDVNIKSLAERTEGLSGRDLVEKIMKAALHAAIIEGGLVNNNQIEEALKRALASSPFKNSDEGMFR is encoded by the coding sequence TTGCGTTCAGCACAAAGAGTAAATAAAAAAGTGAGCACAACTTCCCAGGCGGAATTTGTCAAAGACGGGGCAAGGTACGTAGTATTGAAACCTGCAGGTTACCCCATGAGAAGCATGCTTCATGAGTATCCGGAGATTTCAGAAAAAGACGTTTTCGAGTTCTATGCACGGGAACAATGGAGCGGATTGGTTGTCCGTTCAGGCGAATATCTTTTTGATCGCAGGATGTTCCCGGATTTTGCATTTAAGGTAACTGAAGTCGTGCCAGAAGATAGTGCAATAAGCCATGCTACTGTTTTTATGGTGGAAGAGGCACAAATAGAGGAATTCATTCCCGAGATGTTCAGCGAAATAAGTTTTGAGGATGTAATAGGGCATGCAGAAGCAAAACGAAAATGCCAGCTTATCCTTAAGTATCTGGATGATCCAGAGCGTTTTGGTAAATGGGCCCCACGAAATGTATTGTTCCACGGCCCCTCTGGTACAGGAAAGACAATGATGGCAAAGGCCCTTGCTAATGCAGCTGATGTCCCTATCCTGCCCATAAAGGCCACCCAGCTGATCGGCGAGTACGTAGGTGACGGTGCCCGACAGCTCCACCAGCTCTATGACAGGGCAGAAGACCTCAGGCCATGTATTATCTTTATTGATGAACTGGATGCCATTGCTCTTGATCGGCGCTATCAGGAACTAAGGGGCGACGTGATTGAAATTGTCAACGCTTTGCTCACCGAGATGGATGGTATTGATGAAAGAGAGGGCGTATGCACCATCTCTGCTACCAACAGGATAGATTCCCTTGATCCTGCAATAAGGAGCCGCTTCGAAGAAGAGATTAATTTTGGCCTTCCGGATAAAGCTGAAAGGCTGGCCATCATAGATTCCAATATAGCTTCATTCCCAGTGGAACTTGACAAAGATGTGAACATCAAATCCCTGGCTGAAAGGACAGAAGGCCTGTCAGGGCGCGATCTGGTTGAGAAAATCATGAAGGCCGCACTCCATGCAGCTATTATCGAAGGTGGGCTGGTAAATAATAATCAGATTGAAGAAGCCTTAAAGAGAGCATTAGCTTCAAGTCCCTTCAAGAATTCTGATGAAGGTATGTTCAGATAA
- a CDS encoding translation initiation factor IF-2 subunit beta, whose product MGDYEANLDRAFKMLPDIETSDERFIIPEPKIFSEGKATVLENFSQIVDVLNREPDHVMKSLTRELGTAGKIDGQHAVFQGKFTVEAIAEQIESYVNEYVKCSECGRPDTKLVKSDRILMLQCDACGAHRPVRKRKASIEAKKDALEEGETYEFKIESIGSKGDGIAKVDKYIVYIIGASKKEVVKAKVKRISGTVVFADLV is encoded by the coding sequence ATGGGAGACTATGAAGCAAATTTGGATCGGGCATTCAAAATGTTACCCGATATTGAAACTTCTGATGAGAGGTTTATAATCCCTGAACCCAAAATTTTTTCGGAAGGTAAGGCTACTGTACTGGAAAATTTCAGCCAGATAGTAGATGTCCTTAACAGGGAACCAGATCATGTGATGAAGTCTCTGACCCGGGAATTGGGTACTGCCGGAAAGATCGACGGGCAGCACGCAGTATTCCAGGGGAAGTTTACAGTCGAAGCTATTGCTGAACAGATAGAATCTTATGTTAACGAGTATGTGAAATGTTCCGAATGCGGACGTCCTGATACCAAACTGGTGAAAAGTGACCGTATTCTTATGCTCCAGTGTGATGCATGCGGAGCCCATCGGCCGGTGAGGAAGAGAAAGGCAAGTATTGAAGCCAAGAAGGACGCTCTCGAGGAAGGCGAAACTTATGAGTTCAAGATTGAGAGCATAGGGTCCAAAGGTGATGGTATTGCAAAGGTCGATAAGTATATTGTCTATATTATCGGGGCCTCCAAGAAGGAAGTTGTGAAAGCAAAGGTCAAGCGTATATCAGGAACTGTGGTTTTTGCTGATCTCGTATAA